In a genomic window of Trichoderma atroviride chromosome 4, complete sequence:
- a CDS encoding uncharacterized protein (EggNog:ENOG41) translates to MMTSPLKKQPQDVADCVLKRAEVSKIARRLQNRLALAQFKTKHGWEDLTLDIIEPKVEEEIRRKRLYEGDVLSDSSSSASDLPYPTKTLMSSPLKAPLFSDAVGSSNGSSGHRKRTYFASFDGDASSPTKRFRGSPTMHKSFAGHTLWKDGHQLTHSSPMKPRRQQHFTTSAGPDVSFFQQRRMTNELSAHPNFTAPEEEDDDLLPAHSFAANVRSSPPRTPPMQSRSLRKKADGTEAGQEGADLLLYLAASPSPAVKPHRARIERPSTPPPKNSKLDLPSAMMTTPGGGNPFPNTPGQGFDFADFVNITPSPAQKVWKTPNPLSGARTPRSVARKRLTFDEPRP, encoded by the exons ATGATGACCTCGCcattgaagaagcagccgcaggATGTAGCCGACTGTGTCTTGAAGCGTGCAGAAGTTAGCAAG ATTGCCCGCCGACTCCAGAATCGCCTCGCACTTGCGCAGTTCAAGACCAAGCATGGTTGGGAAGACCTCACACTCGACATCATCGAACCcaaggtggaggaggagataCGCCGCAAGCGTCTGTACGAGGGCGACGTCCTGTCCGACTCTTCTTCGAGTGCATCCGACTTGCCTTACCCGACAAAGACTCTCATGAGCTCGCCGCTCAAGGCACCCTTGTTCTCCGATGCGGTCGGttccagcaatggcagctcCGGGCATCGCAAACGCACCTACTTTGCCTCGTTTGACGGCGACGCCTCGAGCCCGACAAAGCGCTTCCGCGGCTCTCCGACAATGCACAAATCGTTTGCCGGTCATACTCTGTGGAAGGACGGTCATCAGCTCACTCACTCCTCTCCCATGAAGCCCCGCCGGCAGCAACACTTCACCACCTCGGCCGGACCGGACGTCTCCTTTTTCCAGCAGCGAAGAATGACCAACGAGCTAAGCGCTCATCCGAATTTCACCGCCccggaagaggaggatgacgaccTGCTGCCTGCGCACTCGTTCGCCGCCAACGTCCGATCTTCTCCACCTCGCACGCCACCAATGCAATCCCGATCtctgaggaagaaggcggatGGTACAGAGGCGGGCCAAGAGGGAGCAGATCTTTTGCTGTACCTTGcagcctcgccgtcgccagcAGTGAAGCCGCACAGGGCTCGGATCGAGCGGCCGTCGACACCACCCCCGAAGAACAGCAAACTGGACTTGCCCTCCGCCATGATGACCACCCCTGGAGGAGGCAATCCATTCCCCAACACGCCGGGCCAGGGCTTTGACTTTGCCGACTTTGTCAACATCACCCCGAGCCCGGCTCAAAAAGTCTGGAAGACTCCGAATCCTCTTTCTGGCGCTCGCACTCCCCGAAGCGTTGCCAGAAAGCGCCTTACGTTTGATGAGCCTCGACCTTGA
- a CDS encoding uncharacterized protein (EggNog:ENOG41), which yields MARYEPRLHLSSPEGHPSPRKSYSPSNCHFIFQSPTTRETARAGLVYGPLGVVSARPGTNFTTPDIETAQSTDLAREVLAALVAAQHRAREGKVETRFGEGQWWTSKPRWGGGTGGPIGREIDTDMPLGDKDALPTDSDKAVRPTKKPRKTLSIYDAYRMVRPPSFTWDKKARYEAIGRQKGVDCDDIFVISSIFHHVSILRVRVPDRLLEVLGGSSDQDVTKRSWGRVQGWRSKWFDLFDVEQRLAAMRMLWAVMAYQMRKEPEDKDVAVAEK from the coding sequence ATGGCTCGTTATGAGCCTAGGCTGCATTTAAGCTCCCCAGAAGGCCACCCTAGCCCGCGTAAATCATACAGCCCTTCCAACTGCCATTTTATTTTCCAGAGCCCAACTACAAGGGAGACAGCCCGTGCTGGTCTTGTATATGGCCCTCTGGGGGTAGTCAGTGCACGTCCAGGCACAAATTTCACAACCCCAGACATCGAAACAGCACAGTCCACCGATCTTGCCCGGGAAGTACTAGCTGCCCTCGTTGCTGCCCAGCACAGGGCTCGCGAAGGGAAAGTTGAAACGCGGTTTGGCGAAGGCCAGTGGTGGACATCTAAACCGAGATGGGGCGGTGGTACTGGGGGTCCCATTGGGAGAGAAATTGATACGGATATGCCGCTCGGAGACAAAGATGCCCTACCCACCGATTCAGACAAAGCAGTTCGACCTACCAAAAAACCTCGGAAGACGTTGTCAATATACGACGCCTATCGCATGGTTCGACCGCCATCTTTCACATGGGACAAAAAGGCTCGCTACGAGGCAATTGGTAGGCAGAAGGGCGTTGATTGCGACGACATCTTTGTGATTagctccatcttccaccaTGTATCTATTCTTCGAGTCCGAGTTCCTGACCGTCTCTTGGAGGTACTTGGAGGTTCTTCCGACCAAGATGTGACAAAACGCAGCTGGGGCAGAGTTCAGGGCTGGAGAAGTAAATGGTTCGACTTATTCGATGTTGAGCAGCGACTTGCAGCCATGCGGATGCTTTGGGCTGTAATGGCTTATCAGATGAGAAAGGAGCCGGAGGACAAGGATGTGGCAGTGGCTGAGAAGTGA
- a CDS encoding uncharacterized protein (EggNog:ENOG41), translating to MTDIRRGEYLTGFVVRAGFWIDGIQLLTSLGRKSAMFGKAHGGSAHTLLPPRGFSICGVAGTCGAWLDGFSILIKH from the exons ATGACAGATATTCGACGCGGAGAGTACCTCACTGGTTTTGTTGTTAGAGCTGGCTTTTGGATCGATGGCATCCAGCTCTTGACCAGTCTCGGCAGGAAATCGGCCATGTTTGGAAAAGCTCATGGTGGTTCTGC ACACACACTGTTGCCTCCTCGAGGCTTTTCGATCTGCGGTGTTGCTGGCACATGCGGCGCATGGCTTGATGGTTTCTCGATCCTTATCAAGCATTAA
- a CDS encoding uncharacterized protein (EggNog:ENOG41~CAZy:AA7~SECRETED:SignalP(1-19)), producing the protein MRAATLSLIAAQLLQTAVADGSAFSCQPGQSCWPTTAEWQAFNQTISGALQVTVPMGSVCFPSSSNFDSGLCATLQENYMNGTFRESSTGALEATNWESCGSANCYPGVFAPRGQTCSLGRLSALQVYATTAEHITATIAFVRKHGIRMIIKNTGHDYLGRSSAANTLTLNTHNMKNMTLEASFTAQNCPSAGTRKNIAIIGAGVNAQEAIDYFEQRNIMVTVGGCSTVGIAGGFGQAAGHGLLTPAYGLMVDQAVEFDVVTPDGEFRTINACNDADLFWAMRGGGGGSYAVLVNYKFQVYPKNQWAAWRLQASFNNSETDLTKSTFLRDFLTELSNEQPNWSANNASGYDTASATGINLLEVMPIGQDPLGTLKQLTSKFNSFVTSYPGLNITTNSYLLYDTEKDFYAAQESYLSQFGTVGISVLTPSRLITADNFESPAKVDALVTGFLQGMENARQILANDTTGALVDFLILKTGATNTPDTHNATSANPVWRNTLWHLVAAAGWLPGMPDGGQAAAAARSAIEAIKAPLSVQASYLNEADPDEPDWQDVFFGGNYDTLLAIKQKYDPDTLLNCKKCVGYLGDADPMYSCYSDNPVPSVPYPFA; encoded by the coding sequence ATGCGTGCTGCCACGCTATCCTTGATAGcagctcagctgcttcaaACCGCCGTTGCTGATGGCTCAGCATTTTCCTGCCAACCCGGGCAATCATGCTGGCCTACCACTGCAGAATGGCAGGCCTTCAACCAGACCATCTCAGGGGCGCTACAAGTAACAGTCCCAATGGGCAGCGTCTGCTTCCCGAGCTCGTCCAACTTCGACAGCGGGCTATGTGCCACTCTCCAGGAAAACTACATGAATGGCACCTTTCGCGAATCATCCACCGGAGCACTGGAAGCCACAAACTGGGAATCTTGCGGCTCTGCAAACTGCTACCCCGGCGTCTTTGCACCCCGAGGCCAGACCTGTTCCCTGGGGAGACTCTCCGCGTTGCAAGTCTACGCTACAACCGCTGAGCACATCACGGCTACCATTGCCTTTGTAAGAAAGCATGGCATCCGGATGATTATCAAAAACACCGGCCACGACTATcttggccgcagcagcgcggCCAACACTCTGACCCTCAACACGCACAACATGAAGAACATGACCCTGGAGGCTTCATTCACGGCTCAAAACTGCCCTTCTGCAGGAACCCGCAAgaacatcgccatcatcggaGCCGGCGTCAATGCCCAAGAAGCAATCGACTACTTTGAGCAGCGCAACATCATGGTCACCGTCGGCGGCTGCTCGACCGTAGGCATCGCCGGCGGCTTCGGCCAGGCCGCCGGCCACGGGCTTCTCACGCCGGCGTACGGCCTGATGGTGGACCAGGCCGTCGAGTTTGACGTGGTCACGCCCGATGGCGAGTTCCGCACCATCAACGCGTGCAACGATGCCGACCTCTTCTGGGCCAtgcgaggcggcggcggcggctcctACGCCGTGCTGGTCAACTACAAGTTCCAGGTGTATCCCAAGAACCAGTGGGCTGCGTGGCGCTTGCAGGCCAGTTTCAACAACAGCGAGACGGACCTCACAAAGAGCACCTTCTTGCGTGACTTTCTCACCGAGCTGTCCAATGAGCAGCCCAACTGGTCAGCCAACAATGCCTCTGGCTATGATACTGCTTCGGCAACCGGCATCAACCTGCTTGAAGTGATGCCCATTGGCCAAGACCCTCTGGGGACTTTGAAGCAGCTGACTTCCAAGTTCAACTCCTTCGTCACCAGCTATCCGGGACTCAACATCACGACCAACTCCTACCTGCTCTACGACACTGAAAAGGACTTCTACGCCGCCCAAGAGAGCTACCTCAGTCAGTTTGGCACCGTCGGCATCTCCGTCCTGACCCCAAGCCGCCTCATCACCGCCGACAACTTCGAATCCCCCGCCAAGGTCGACGCCCTCGTCACCGGCTTCTTGCAAGGCATGGAAAACGCCCGCCAGATCCTGGCAAACGACACCACCGGCGCCCTCGTCgacttcctcatcctcaagACGGGAGCGACCAACACGCCCGACACGCACAacgccaccagcgccaaccCCGTATGGCGAAACACCCTCTGGCATctcgtcgcagcagcaggctggctGCCGGGAATGCCAGACGGCGGCCAAgccgctgcggctgctcGCTCCGCTATAGAAGCCATCAAGGCGCCGCTCTCGGTACAGGCGTCGTATCTGAACGAGGCAGACCCGGATGAGCCCGACTGGCAGGacgtcttctttggcggcaaCTACGATACGTTGCTTGCGATTAAGCAAAAGTATGACCCTGATACGTTGCTGAACTGCAAGAAGTGCGTTGGATACCTTGGAGATGCAGATCCCATGTATTCTTGCTACTCGGATAACCCTGTGCCATCAGTGCCGTATCCGTTTGCTTAA
- a CDS encoding uncharacterized protein (EggNog:ENOG41) → MSTAIPSSIMDDSQAHSPNCHISPFLLLPYHIRHEIYLFALEYPDLRPIFARMEYQFAQGEATHDTTRLPKCILPTPHVPAQLKVTPGIFLCNRQIASEAREAMKFKVFTLQRPPPYTMTLGRPMDITEFISQDTLKNMRRVELVMNLFDDARGWGKTVEILLDVWSSANHLKRIDVSLEQPEELPPGTMWHERSSRYVTKLLSMIQSFAREGGIELTGTPLPALNVKKANADW, encoded by the exons ATGAGCACAGCGATCCCATCCTCCATTATGGACGACTCTCAAGCCCATTCTCCAAACTGCCACATCTCCCCATTTCTCTTACTGCCGTATCACATCCGCCATGAAATCTACCTGTTCGCTCTCGAGTATCCAGATCTTCGCCCGATATTTGCACGTATGGAGTATCAGTTTGCTCAAGGCGAAGCCACACACGACacgacgaggctgccaaagtGTATCCTCCCAACGCCGCATGTCCCGGCGCAGCTAAAGGTCACTCCGGGCATCTTTCTGTGTAATAGACAAATTGCCAGCGAAGCGCGAGAGGCCATGAAGTTCAAAGTATTCACTCTCCAGAGACCACCGCCATATACCATGACGCTGGGGAGACCCATGGACATTACCGAGTTTATCAGCCAAGACACGCTGAAGAACATGCGGCGAGTGGAATTGGTAATGAATCTTTTTGATGATGCCAGGGGATGGGGCAAGACTGTAGAGATTCTTTTGGATGTCTGGAGCTCAGCAAACCATCTGAAGAGGATAGATGTAAGCCTAGAGCAGCCGGAGGAACTGCCGCCTGGAACAATGTGGCACGAGAGATCCTCTAGATATGTAACCAAACTGCTATCAATG ATCCAGAGCTTTGCAAGAGAGGGTGGTATTGAGTTGACCGGAACGCCGCTCCCAGCACTCAACgtgaaaaaggcaaatgCGGATTGGTAA
- a CDS encoding uncharacterized protein (TransMembrane:1 (o20-37i)), whose protein sequence is MPSTPYLYMRALYAERDIGKLATPLPQFVLLFMLLSLQSPRLSYRRPHLCDPEDSPSQSLPFSLPAPRLSLLSQHADSFSLGPSFSMARQKPPPDRRLEPLALSACRNRSTIVPR, encoded by the coding sequence ATGCCATCTACtccatacttgtacatgcgtGCTTTATACGCGGAGCGGGATATAGGCAAATTAGCAACGCCTCTACCTCAATTCGTCCTTCTATTCATGCTTCTCTCTCTACAATCACCCCGCCTGTCCTATCGCCGGCCCCACCTCTGTGATCCTGAAGACTCCccttctcaatctcttcctttctctcttccagcgCCGAGACTCTCCCTCTTATCGCAGCACGCAGATTCTTTCAGCCTCGGTCCCAGTTTCAGCATGGCCCGTCAAAAACCACCTCCTGATCGCCGATTGGAGCCGCTAGCTTTAAGTGCCTGCAGAAACAGATCCACGATTGTCCCAAGGTAG
- a CDS encoding uncharacterized protein (EggNog:ENOG41~TransMembrane:1 (o431-452i)): protein MSSSLAGVSSTSLDTPNLSSTTIRNASSVSIGPSDVPLSSSTSTSPADSTQRPLTSSHGVIEAASSTATSSSPRTPTTTASDMTTKETIGETPTAIPTGGSLTAEDETPTTSIVPVPTSNTSQAALLTSSTSPIPTSASVSTQISSSAVQEIPQLSSTTKISSSVVPTATPSTQAPSIATSQSQNQTPTPKSSPSEVSAAPETEAIFPTSPLTPQKQPSPTTSSQSISPAAQPTDNSVQEPQIFSAADVAQPSETSVSSSSDSIPKASSTASIQGGNGFSAQEVSQPTNVAVSAAGGNAASSSPASSSPASTPTSVASSASPVVQVSVAAPSSISASLPASLIIAAPISTPLSASTGVVSGSIPSGTQSNVIAHATSLISGSSDGIGAVPTATSTSPSSLSGNIISGDSQPTGQTIADPVSPSTNPSTATIVGGTVGGIAAAAFLVVLLWLLRRKLTSRKSQEPSKGGSSKPMAQKLGIATTLGAVKQNFSGKLGSSNVNMNRGNSQFLDAVTVEPMKTPTYVKSQNPPCGRPQSTIKGT from the coding sequence ATGTCGAGCTCTTTAGCTGGAGTTTCTTCGACTTCCCTCGATACCCCGAATCTGTCATCAACGACCATTCGCAACGCCAGCTCTGTTTCCATTGGCCCTTCCGATGtccccctttcttcttctaccaGTACTTCTCCCGCCGACTCAACACAGAGACCGTTGACATCGAGCCATGGTGTCATAGAAGCCGCCTCCAGTACCGCCACAAGTTCGTCTCCTCGGACCCCTACCACTACGGCTTCGGACATGACGACGAAGGAGACTATTGGGGAGACTCCAACAGCAATTCCTACGGGTGGAAGCTTGACAGCAGAAGACGAGACACCTACTACATCCATCGTCCCTGTACCGACCAGCAACACTAGCCAAGCAGCGTTGTTAACATCGTCGACATCTCCTATTCCAACGAGTGCTTCGGTATCCACAcaaatctcatcatcagcagtGCAAGAGATTCCACAGCTTTCTTCCACAACCAAAATCTCATCTAGTGTTGTTCCTACAGCTACCCCTTCTACTCAGGCACCTTCTATTGCAACATCGCAAAGTCAAAATCAGACTCCTACTCCCAAGTCTTCTCCATCTGAAGTTTCTGCGGCACCTGAAACTGAAGCCATCTTTCCAACTTCACCCCTTACACCGCAGAAACAGCCATCGCCCACCACTTCATCTCAATCAATATCCCCAGCAGCTCAACCCACCGACAATTCAGTCCAGGAGCCGCAGATTTTCAGTGCCGCAGACGTTGCTCAGCCTTCCGAGACCTCggtttcttcctcttctgaTTCTATTCCCAAAGCTTCTTCCACAGCATCAATACAGGGAGGCAATGGGTTTTCAGCCCAGGAGGTCAGCCAGCCGACAAATGTAGCTGTATCTGCAGCTGGAGGAAATGCAGCTTCGAGTTCGCCAGCTTCGAGTTCGCCAGCTTCGACACCTACTTCAGTGGCCAGCTCTGCGTCACCCGTTGTCCAGGTGTCTGTGGCTGCGCCCTCCTCTATATCAGCATCTTTACCGGCTTCTCTTATTATTGCTGCACCGATTTCTACGCCGCTTTCCGCATCCACCGGGGTAGTGAGCGGGTCTATACCAAGCGGAACACAGTCAAACGTGATTGCACATGCCACATCTCTCATATCAGGTTCATCAGATGGCATCGGGGCTGTTCCAACTGCTACCAGTACTTCTCCAAGCAGCCTGAGCGGAAACATCATATCGGGAGACAGCCAGCCTACTGGGCAAACAATAGCGGACCCCGTGAGCCCAAGCACAAATCCATCGACTGCCACCATTGTTGGCGGCACCGTGGGTGGTATAGCCGCCGCCGCGTTTCTTGTAGTCTTATTATGGCTCTTACGAAGAAAATTAACGAGTCGCAAATCGCAAGAACCGAGCAAAGGGGGCTCCTCCAAGCCAATGGCACAGAAACTTGGCATTGCAACGACCCTGGGTGCTGTCAAGCAAAACTTCAGTGGGAAATTAGGTTCTAGCAATGTCAACATGAACAGAGGAAATTCTCAGTTCCTCGACGCTGTCACAGTTGAACCGATGAAAACACCAACTTACGTCAAATCTCAAAACCCCCCCTGCGGCCGCCCGCAAAGCACCATCAAAGGCACGTAA
- a CDS encoding uncharacterized protein (EggNog:ENOG41) has protein sequence MSGKIPPPSSSVLANPFTDDNMVLPPPVSTSNRRRSRGRSLGGIKSFQTPAVPPRPHSVHRESLQSNNSFAQRRDKFRSDPFDLELESRLAPPRNTASSRGSSVYSSNQLLEDNRDSYTSRYISGSSLGDWANGHPNAGAGDAAGRRDSPTLS, from the coding sequence ATGTCCGGCAAGATACCGCCGCCTTCGAGCTCCGTTTTAGCGAACCCTTTCACCGACGATAACATGGTATTGCCTCCTCCGGTCTCTACTTCgaaccgccgccgctcgAGAGGACGATCGCTTGGTGGCATCAAAAGCTTCCAAACTCCAGCGGTTCCTCCCCGGCCACACTCTGTGCACCGGGAGTCGCTGCAAAGCAACAATTCATTTGCGCAGCGTCGTGATAAATTCCGGTCTGATCCATTTGACCTAGAGCTGGAGAGTCGATTAGCCCCGCCAAGAAACACAGCTTCAAGCCGAGGCAGCTCTGTGTATAGCAGCAACCAGCTCCTGGAGGATAACCGCGACAGCTATACGTCCAGATACATCAGTGGCTCCAGTCTCGGTGACTGGGCCAACGGCCACCCGAATGCTGGCGCTGGGGATGCAGCAGGAAGGCGAGATAGCCCTACCCTCTCATGA
- a CDS encoding uncharacterized protein (EggNog:ENOG41), with product MFGSFGLANLPPKVKVAPEDVPPPTPISLPRYQPFVQDDAPVDPQQALSNLLKYTGRVSAASGSVGLSAIGFDLRLDVGAEELIPVPSFIPDFDKWDRLTPEEASEQNQAERRPIRNGNLSPGCQVYVERRKELSNNNEDAFHTVRRLPPPKGKQQARLGNAYEFFRCLEFFTTYWDDPTQPPSLPPSPELAPAENGETNTTNIPPGTLTVRGNADIGRLFNAPRVSTKSHFSIYQACGV from the exons ATGTTTGGATCCTTTGGCCTGG CAAATCTGCCGCCCAAGGTCAAGGTAGCCCCCGAAGACGTTCCGCCTCCTACACCTATTAGTCTTCCTCGCTACCAGCCTTTCGTCCAAGATGATGCCCCTGTTGATCCACAACAAGCCCTATCAAACCTACTCAAGTATACGGGCCGGGTCTCTGCCGCTTCGGGGTCAGTAGGGCTTTCTGCCATCGGATTTGATTTGAGACTGGACGTTGGAGCAGAGGAGCTCATCCCCGTTCCGTCTTTTATCCCCGACTTTGACAAGTGGGACCGACTCACGCCCGAGGAGGCTAGCGAACAGAATCAAGCAGAGCGTCGGCCCATAAGAAACGGCAATCTGTCTCCCGGATGCCAGGTTTATGTTGAGCGTCGCAAGGAGCTCTCGAACAATAACGAAGATGCATTTCATACAGTCCGCCGATTGCCACCTCCCAAGGGGAAGCAGCAAGCTCGGCTTGGAAATGCTTACGAGTTCTTTCGCTGCCTTGAGTTCTTCACCACGTACTGGGATGACCCAACTCAACCTCCGTCTCTCCCCCCATCTCCCGAATTAGCACCGGCCGAGAATGGTGAGACCAATACCACCAATATCCCCCCCGGAACCCTCACGGTACGAGGCAACGCGGACATCGGACGGTTGTTCAATGCCCCCCGAGTATCGACAAAATCTCATTTCAGCATTTATCAAGCTTGTGGCGTATGA
- a CDS encoding uncharacterized protein (TransMembrane:4 (i50-70o82-99i120-139o145-169i)), translating to MSRRPSAASAAINGPTSRELSPQNQPAIDKQKTLLSADVGHFSLVRAMHLADLITLLNGFCGVMSIFSSLHSCLEPAKREDHLWWALVFLPFGFFFDALDGKVARWRKKSSLMGQELDSLADLISFGVAPAMVAFSLGLRTSADTLGLAFFVLCGLTRLARFNVTVAVLPKDATGKSKFFEGTPIPTSLGLDALMAYWLQQGWILESIPFGTVFTGTSLEFHPIVLLFVVHGCMMTSKTIRIPKP from the exons ATGTCAAGACGACCCAGCGCTGCCTCGGCGGCCATCAATGGCCCTACCTCGAGAGAGCTGTCGCCCCAGAACCAACCAG CAATTGACAAGCAAAAGACGCTTCTCTCTGCAGACGTGGGCCACTTCTCGCTGGTACGAGCCATGCACCTCGCAGATCTCATTACTCTTCTGAATG GCTTCTGCGGTGTCATGTCGATATTCTCGTCCCTACACTCCTGCCTGGAGCCTGCCAAGAGGGAGGATCACCTGTGGTGGGCTCTGGTCTTCTTGCCGtttggctttttcttcgACGCTCTCGATGGCAAGGTGGCTcgatggaggaagaagagcagcctgATGGGACAAGAGCTGGATTCCCTTGCTGATTTG ATCTCTTTCGGTGTCGCTCCCGCCATGGTCGCCTTCTCCCTTGGCCTTCGAACCTCTGCCGATACACTTGGTCTCGCCTTTTTTGTTCTATGTGGACTGACTAGACTTGCCCGCTTCAACGTTACCGTCGCTGTTCTGCCCAAGGACGCCACTGGCAAGAGCAAATTCTTCGAGGGCACTCCCATTCCGACGTCACTGGGTTTGGATGCACTCATGGCTTactggctgcagcaaggcTGGATCTTGGAGAGCATCCCCTTTGGCACCGTGTTCACTGGTACATCGCTCGAGTTCCACCCCATCGTGCTCTTGTTCGTTGTTCACGGCTGCATGATGACCAGCAAGACGATACGCATACCAAAGCCCTAA
- a CDS encoding uncharacterized protein (EggNog:ENOG41~BUSCO:EOG092D12VX), with the protein MAPTFLKSLRRQSRASFRTETSTDTSSDGALSHDTPDTTPSNGSLTPPSLDHTSDPATSLNRPMLAPGGNSSRYSVSGMSGLGAPSSIGRSSLPVSQYAPRVQNISDNNWVYQKVLLIHGTIGEAMQNHLDGTVIISRLDDAFPPTSWPVWDSHFKALVYLQPGPNKIRLEFSSPKLANSSSSNPIHVSYLTLHMVPSLNAPPLQLAILLGKDSPGTFDATPSRAEIEGNGLEAAVKKFRMAAYLWQAFTAEQMSRQKLGRRTFRFEEEWMSGTANHRDRENGTMRSEARVHIIRSDKTVAELQDLNKAQQYGKATDKNALFNIASEEVKKHLNPLPGQKQYVAVLLLDAHWDKDVKTIRGHAALGGGHGELQLGIFGSHCMHSYPSSFEEVVPAFTDCTPTDTAHVANDCNEAGSSWESANIGIGAHLHEVGHLFGCPHQEGGIMLRDYVVLNRSFVSREAYSTRTKSKGGLALQADECGWHRLDCLRFRAHPAFRLPSDPPTNPDESVQAFAVDGGNVLAVAQTGISFIEIFGEGDDVCRAWIEYIPDNNNPIQRQVTLIDQDLRARLPDAKRKGRVKVSIKTHGGGSLDIDDFKAFASKESSVKLPGGKVAYRCKSLGESKMQGSEPQEAIFTSAVKHDRVMSRVIIYHGSALDGLEFIYDDNSTQLFGKRGGQGGRRYI; encoded by the exons atggccccTACTTTTCTCAAAAGCCTGCGGCGTCAGTCAAGGGCAAGCTTCCGGACCGAAACCTCAACTGATACGTCTAGCGATGGTGCTTTGAGCCACGATACCCCGGATACCACGCCTTCAAATGGCTCCCTAACGCCGCCATCCCTGGATCATACATCAGACCCTGCCACCAGCCTGAACCGACCCATGTTGGCACCTGGTGGAAACTCCAGTCGATATAGCGTCTCGGGCATGTCTGGCCTTGGAGCTCCTTCATCGATTGGTAGGAGTAGCTTGCCTGTATCTCAGTATGCTCCTCGGGTTCAAAATATTTCAGACAACAATTGG GTGTATCAAAAAGTTCTTCTAATACATGGCACGATTGGAGAGGCTATGCAGAATCACCTAGATGGCaccgtcatcatcagcagACTTGACGATGCATTCCCACCAACCAGCTGGCCCGTCTGGGATTCTCACTTCAAAGCTCTCGTCTATCTACAACCTGGGCCCAACAAAATCCGCCTCGAGTTTTCTAGCCCCAAGCTCGCCAATAGCTCATCCTCTAACCCCATACATGTGTCGTACCTCACTCTTCACATGGTGCCTTCGCTGAATGCTCCTCCGTTGCAGCTCGCCATCCTCTTGGGCAAAGACTCTCCCGGAACATTCGACGCCACGCCTTCGCGCGCCGAAATAGAAGGTAATGGGTTAGAAGCTGCTGTCAAGAAATTTCGAATGGCTGCGTACCTTTGGCAGGCTTTCACTGCGGAGCAGATGTCACGGCAAAAACTTGGACGGCGAACGTTTCGATTCGAAGAGGAATGGATGTCTGGCACTGCCAATCACCGCGACAGGGAGAATGGGACGATGAGATCTGAAGCCCGTGTTCACATCATCCGGTCTGACAAGACGGTTGCCGAGCTGCAAGATCTCAACAAGGCACAACAATATGGCAAGGCCACAGATAAGAATGCTCTTTTCAATATCGCTAGTGAAGAGGTGAAGAAGCATCTGAATCCTCTCCCTGGACAGAAGCAGTATGTCGCGGTTCTCTTACTCGATGCCCACTGGGACAAGGATGTCAAAACGATTCGAGGCCATGCCGCACTTGGCGGCGGTCACGGTGAATTGCAATTGGGAATCTTCGGGTCACACTGCATGCACAGCTACCCTAGCTCTTTCGAAGAGGTGGTGCCGGCATTCACTGATTGCACGCCAACCGATACTGCGCATGTGGCTAACGACTGCAACGAGGCGGGAAGCTCTTGGGAGTCTGCAAACATTGGCATCGGCGCGCATCTCCACGAGGTGGGACACTTATTCGGATGCCCTCACCAGGAAGGGGGAATCATGCTGAGGGACTATGTGGTTCTCAATCGAAGCTTTGTCTCTCGCGAGGCATACTCCACCAGGACTAAATCCAAGGGAGGTTTGGCCCTACAGGCTGACGAGTGTGGCTGGCATCGCCTAGACTGCCTTCGTTTCCGAGCTCATCCTGCCTTCCGGCTGCCTAGTGATCCTCCTACGAATCCGGATGAAAGCGTCCAGGCCTTTGCTGTCGACGGAGGCAACGTTTTGGCGGTAGCACAAACTGGAATTTCTTTTATAGAAATCTttggagagggagatgatGTTTGCCGAGCGTGGATCGAGTATATACCGGACAACAATAATCCCATCCAGCGGCAAGTGACCTTGATTGATCAAGACCTGCGGGCTCGCTTGCCCGATGCCAAGAGAAAGGGGCGCGTCAAGGTGTCCATCAAAACTCATGGCGGAGGATCTTTGGATATCGATGACTTTAAAGCGTTTGCATCAAAGGAATCGTCAGTGAAATTGCCTGGCGGCAAAGTGGCTTATCGATGCAAGAGCCTCGGAGAGTCAAAGATGCAAGGTAGCGAGCCCCAAGAGGCTATTTTTACCAGTGCTGTGAAGCACGACAGAGTCATGTCTCGCGTAATAATATACCACGGCTCAGCGTTGGACGGACTGGAATTTATATACGACGATAATTCAACGCAGCTCTTTGGCAAGAGGGGGGGGCAAGGAGGGAGGCGATACATTTGA